From Draconibacterium halophilum, one genomic window encodes:
- a CDS encoding helix-turn-helix domain-containing protein encodes MVILKNKPEKGDPSDVVQFFPSYNIQLLCCRHWWLEQWEHSELSFPYWRVYHNSYEGAKIVYNNTEYELSPDRIILIPPNTSYATRLYDYEIPDAGYNMKGGPVNLNSERNVASSKPSLLHFFIHFNIGIPYDNFSPGIFRFKLTDHLHSKLQLIKNHLNHDNKFFSFHLSLAIKSLIADLLTELPESNWDLISNDHRIIRCLRFIEENIANDLKNPTLAEKAKMATNAFIRLFSNEVGVSVQKYVRNKRIDSACIMLHHSNLSIDEVAQKTGFADRYHFSRIFKQSTGISPARYKKEFGMS; translated from the coding sequence ATGGTAATTCTTAAAAACAAGCCGGAAAAAGGTGATCCTTCTGATGTTGTTCAGTTTTTTCCAAGCTATAACATACAGTTACTTTGCTGTCGACACTGGTGGCTTGAGCAGTGGGAGCATTCAGAGCTTTCGTTTCCTTACTGGCGTGTTTACCACAACAGTTATGAAGGAGCTAAAATTGTTTATAATAATACTGAATATGAATTATCGCCTGACAGAATAATCTTAATTCCTCCGAATACATCTTATGCAACTCGCTTGTACGATTATGAAATACCTGACGCCGGATATAATATGAAAGGAGGGCCGGTAAACCTGAATTCCGAGCGCAATGTAGCGTCTTCAAAACCAAGTCTTTTGCATTTTTTTATTCATTTTAATATTGGGATTCCCTACGACAACTTTTCTCCGGGTATTTTTAGGTTTAAACTAACAGACCACCTCCATTCGAAACTTCAGTTGATTAAAAATCACCTGAATCACGACAACAAATTTTTCAGCTTTCATTTAAGTTTAGCGATAAAGTCATTAATTGCCGATTTACTCACCGAATTACCGGAATCAAACTGGGATTTAATATCTAACGATCATCGGATTATCAGATGCTTACGATTCATTGAGGAAAATATAGCGAATGATTTAAAAAATCCAACTTTAGCAGAAAAAGCCAAAATGGCAACAAATGCTTTTATCCGGCTTTTTTCGAATGAAGTAGGTGTTTCGGTTCAGAAATATGTGCGTAACAAACGAATCGACAGCGCATGTATCATGCTTCATCATTCGAACTTAAGTATTGATGAAGTTGCACAAAAAACAGGTTTTGCCGATCGCTACCATTTTTCCCGGATCTTTAAACAAAGTACCGGAATTTCTCCGGCGCGGTATAAAAAGGAGTTTGGAATGAGTTGA